One Roseimaritima multifibrata DNA window includes the following coding sequences:
- the aroF gene encoding 3-deoxy-7-phosphoheptulonate synthase yields MIVILKSGASDQQIDHVIERIEALGLQAHLSRGTFRTIVGVIGDESKVSEDSLRSIPGIAQVIPVLPPYKLASLEAHPQRSVVDVSGVLVGGGNLGMIAGPCSVEEPERMDRLAKSARESGANLFRGGAYKPRTSPYAFQGLGVEGLKILKEAGHRYGLPVVTEVTDPRNVEIVSEYADMLQVGARNMQNFVLLTEVGKSSRPVLLKRGMSATIQDLLMSAEYILSQGNPNVVLCERGIKSFDPSTRNLFDVAAVPVLAGLTHLPVIVDPSHATGRPDLIPACALAGLAAGADGVHIEIHDEPEVAKSDGPQALLPEQYQELAGRMRKMAELLGKTISPPNPEVAA; encoded by the coding sequence GTGATTGTCATTCTCAAATCGGGTGCAAGTGATCAGCAAATTGATCATGTGATCGAACGCATTGAAGCGTTGGGTTTGCAGGCCCATCTGAGCCGGGGGACTTTCCGGACGATCGTCGGGGTGATTGGTGATGAGAGCAAGGTTTCTGAAGATTCGCTGCGATCAATTCCAGGTATTGCCCAAGTGATTCCCGTTTTGCCTCCCTACAAACTCGCTTCATTGGAAGCCCATCCGCAGCGATCGGTTGTCGATGTAAGTGGCGTTTTGGTGGGTGGAGGCAATTTGGGCATGATCGCTGGCCCATGCTCGGTTGAAGAACCTGAGCGGATGGATCGGCTAGCAAAGTCGGCTCGCGAATCGGGGGCCAACCTGTTTCGTGGGGGGGCTTACAAGCCACGCACCAGCCCTTATGCGTTTCAGGGATTGGGCGTCGAAGGTTTAAAAATTTTGAAAGAGGCTGGTCACCGGTACGGTTTGCCCGTGGTCACCGAAGTGACCGACCCTCGAAACGTTGAAATCGTCAGTGAATATGCCGATATGCTTCAGGTGGGAGCACGGAATATGCAGAATTTCGTCCTCCTGACCGAAGTTGGTAAATCGTCCCGCCCGGTCCTGCTGAAACGCGGGATGAGCGCCACGATCCAAGATCTGCTGATGAGTGCCGAATACATTCTCTCGCAGGGGAACCCAAATGTGGTGCTTTGCGAGCGAGGGATCAAGAGTTTTGATCCCTCCACACGGAATCTGTTTGATGTGGCTGCGGTCCCCGTTTTGGCTGGCTTGACCCATTTGCCCGTGATCGTCGACCCCAGTCATGCGACCGGTCGTCCTGATCTGATCCCCGCCTGTGCCCTCGCCGGGCTGGCTGCCGGAGCCGACGGGGTCCATATCGAGATCCACGACGAGCCTGAAGTTGCCAAGAGCGATGGCCCCCAGGCGTTGCTACCCGAACAATATCAAGAATTAGCGGGCCGGATGCGAAAAATGGCCGAACTGCTAGGTAAGACTATCTCCCCACCGAACCCTGAGGTTGCAGCGTGA
- the tpiA gene encoding triose-phosphate isomerase codes for MTRRILIAGNWKMNTRRRDAAALAKGVVDGIPKECAVEIALCPPSVYLGTVSECVVGSPVGLGGQNLYAAADGAFTGEVNAGMLTDIGCSYVILGHSERRQLMGETDADVSKKLHAALAGNLIPIVCVGETQEQRENNETEQVVSDQLKGSLAGLDEARAAGIVIAYEPVWAIGTGLTASPDQAEAVHAFIRGILTDDFGEDVAGQIRLQYGGSVKPGNAAELLGQKNIDGALVGGASLKAEDFLGIINAV; via the coding sequence GTGACTCGACGTATTCTGATTGCTGGTAACTGGAAAATGAATACCCGTCGTCGCGATGCGGCGGCTTTGGCCAAAGGCGTTGTCGATGGCATTCCCAAGGAATGCGCCGTCGAAATCGCCCTTTGTCCTCCCTCGGTCTATTTGGGGACCGTTTCGGAGTGTGTGGTCGGTTCGCCTGTCGGTCTGGGCGGCCAGAACCTTTACGCCGCGGCAGACGGAGCCTTCACCGGCGAAGTGAATGCGGGCATGCTGACCGATATCGGTTGCAGCTATGTCATCCTTGGCCACAGCGAACGCCGTCAGCTGATGGGCGAAACCGATGCGGACGTCAGCAAAAAACTGCACGCGGCCCTCGCGGGTAATTTGATTCCGATCGTTTGTGTCGGCGAAACCCAAGAACAGCGCGAAAATAACGAAACCGAACAGGTCGTCAGCGACCAGCTGAAAGGCTCCTTGGCCGGCCTTGATGAAGCTCGGGCTGCTGGGATTGTGATCGCCTACGAACCTGTCTGGGCGATCGGAACCGGGCTGACAGCCTCTCCTGATCAGGCTGAAGCGGTACACGCCTTTATCCGTGGTATCCTGACGGATGATTTTGGCGAAGACGTCGCAGGCCAAATCCGGTTACAGTACGGCGGAAGCGTCAAACCGGGTAACGCGGCTGAATTGCTCGGACAGAAAAATATTGATGGTGCCCTCGTTGGAGGCGCTAGTCTAAAGGCAGAAGACTTCCTCGGTATTATCAACGCCGTCTAG
- a CDS encoding MBL fold metallo-hydrolase RNA specificity domain-containing protein — translation MKLTHYGAHNGVTGSCHRLKMDNGQDYLVDCGMFQGDDAKRHPNPEIKFSLDKIAALLLTHVHIDHCGRIPYLLSAGFKKPIYCSHPTAKLLPLVMEDAIRIGFTRNRRMIDSFLKHVGKWLRPLDYGDWHAIDGGAELRLRPAGHVLGSTVFEIKTPNGEIAVFSGDIGSRNAPLLNPVTSPPQADLLVLESTYGDRLHESVENRQNHLEAILRNTLDDKGVTIIPAFSLGRTQALLFEMNNIFERIQKEDGCSLMKAIDVIVDSPLATRFTQLFKELQPYWGEEAQQVLKMDDQPLVFENLTTVGDHREHLDTLAHLAQHKLPAIVVAGSGMCTGGRVVNYLRRFLGEPETDIVFVGFQAHGTPGRFIQRKSEFVRLDGRKFPIRAKVHQLSGYSAHADKNELIDFVEQFETRPKKIRLVHGEYHAKKVLAEELTKRGYNVD, via the coding sequence ATGAAGTTAACTCACTACGGTGCACACAACGGAGTGACGGGGTCCTGCCATCGGTTGAAGATGGATAACGGCCAGGACTATCTAGTTGATTGCGGAATGTTCCAGGGAGACGATGCGAAGCGGCATCCGAATCCTGAGATCAAATTTTCGCTTGATAAAATTGCGGCGCTGCTGCTGACGCACGTCCATATCGATCACTGCGGCCGCATCCCTTATCTGCTGAGCGCCGGGTTTAAAAAACCGATCTACTGCAGTCATCCAACCGCAAAACTGCTTCCGTTGGTAATGGAAGATGCGATCCGAATCGGGTTTACGCGAAATCGCCGGATGATCGACAGTTTCTTAAAACATGTCGGCAAATGGCTGCGGCCGCTCGATTACGGCGACTGGCATGCGATCGACGGAGGCGCCGAACTTCGGCTCCGCCCCGCAGGCCATGTGCTCGGGTCGACCGTTTTTGAAATCAAAACACCCAATGGTGAAATCGCCGTTTTCTCCGGGGATATCGGCAGTCGAAACGCTCCTCTTTTGAATCCCGTGACCAGTCCTCCTCAGGCTGATTTACTGGTGCTGGAAAGTACCTATGGAGATCGCCTGCACGAATCGGTCGAAAATCGCCAAAACCATCTCGAGGCGATCTTGCGGAACACGCTTGATGATAAGGGCGTCACCATCATTCCTGCGTTTAGTCTGGGACGGACCCAGGCTTTGCTGTTCGAAATGAATAACATCTTCGAACGAATCCAAAAAGAAGATGGTTGTAGTCTGATGAAGGCGATCGACGTGATTGTCGATTCCCCGCTGGCAACTCGGTTCACACAGCTCTTTAAAGAATTGCAACCGTACTGGGGCGAGGAAGCTCAGCAGGTTTTGAAAATGGATGACCAGCCATTGGTCTTTGAAAACCTGACGACCGTCGGCGATCATCGCGAGCATCTGGATACGCTTGCACACTTGGCCCAACATAAGCTCCCTGCCATCGTGGTGGCGGGAAGCGGAATGTGTACGGGCGGCCGAGTGGTAAATTACCTGAGACGTTTTCTGGGCGAGCCCGAAACCGATATCGTATTTGTCGGCTTTCAAGCCCACGGAACGCCGGGACGATTCATTCAGCGAAAATCAGAATTCGTGCGGCTGGACGGTCGTAAGTTTCCGATCCGTGCAAAAGTTCACCAGCTTTCCGGGTATTCTGCGCATGCCGACAAAAATGAATTGATTGATTTTGTCGAGCAATTTGAAACTCGTCCCAAGAAGATTCGCTTGGTGCATGGCGAGTACCATGCCAAGAAGGTGCTGGCTGAAGAATTAACGAAGCGGGGTTACAACGTCGATTAA
- a CDS encoding flavoprotein, translating to MPPRHVVVAIGAGIAAYKSATLVSRLVQQDFAVRVVMTSGAQEFIGQATLAALSGHPVASDRFDPAHHPLGTHIEWTKDADLLIVAPATADLLGKFANGIADTLLTTMWLQAECPLLLAPAMSNVMWEKPSVQRNVAQLREDGIQMIGPDHGWLSCRRKGPGRMAEPEAILEAAKKLL from the coding sequence ATGCCTCCTCGGCATGTCGTGGTGGCGATCGGTGCAGGGATCGCCGCTTATAAATCGGCAACGCTTGTCAGCCGCTTAGTCCAACAGGACTTTGCGGTTCGCGTTGTGATGACTTCTGGAGCCCAAGAATTTATTGGGCAGGCCACGCTGGCTGCGTTGAGTGGTCACCCGGTGGCGAGCGATCGTTTTGATCCCGCACACCACCCTCTCGGTACCCATATCGAATGGACCAAGGATGCCGATCTGCTGATCGTTGCACCGGCAACCGCCGACCTGCTGGGTAAATTCGCTAACGGGATCGCCGACACCTTGCTGACAACGATGTGGCTGCAGGCCGAATGCCCTCTTCTGCTGGCGCCCGCGATGAGCAATGTGATGTGGGAGAAACCTTCCGTACAACGAAACGTCGCCCAGCTGCGTGAAGATGGCATCCAGATGATCGGCCCCGACCACGGTTGGCTTAGCTGTCGACGCAAAGGACCTGGTAGAATGGCTGAACCCGAAGCGATTCTGGAAGCGGCCAAAAAACTACTGTAG
- a CDS encoding GxxExxY protein, with protein MPVKCEYVMERASAEAFAKLDYLVMGQAFKCHNQFGRLADERIYERNLVARLVEIPVSTARQVPVVVSHRSFRKMYFLDLIVSRLGLYELKTVTGLNNEHVAQLLNYLYLLDLPRGKLINFRSPKVQSRFVNAPLSREQRTSFSIKKDRFNGDPYLLDMTLEMVRDLGTALTSSLYQEVLVALLGGEDAAIAMLPMKANGIPLGKQRFHLASPSEGLCVTCFRHIPVDYEYQVRSLLRHSPLTATQWINIDSGSVTFKTIRV; from the coding sequence ATGCCGGTGAAGTGCGAGTACGTTATGGAACGTGCGTCAGCGGAGGCGTTCGCGAAACTGGACTACTTGGTCATGGGGCAGGCCTTTAAGTGCCACAATCAGTTCGGACGATTGGCCGATGAGAGAATTTATGAAAGGAACCTGGTAGCACGCTTGGTAGAGATTCCGGTGAGTACCGCCCGGCAAGTTCCGGTGGTTGTGTCTCACCGTTCTTTTAGAAAGATGTATTTTCTAGATTTGATCGTTTCACGCCTGGGGCTCTATGAGCTTAAGACGGTCACGGGGTTGAACAATGAGCATGTCGCTCAACTGCTGAACTATCTATATCTACTGGATTTGCCACGCGGGAAACTTATTAATTTCCGATCCCCAAAGGTGCAGTCAAGATTCGTAAATGCACCGTTGTCGCGTGAGCAACGCACCTCGTTTTCGATCAAAAAGGATCGGTTTAACGGCGATCCCTATTTGCTCGACATGACATTAGAGATGGTTCGAGACCTCGGCACAGCGTTGACGAGTTCGTTATATCAAGAGGTCTTGGTCGCGCTGCTTGGAGGTGAAGACGCTGCCATTGCCATGTTGCCGATGAAGGCGAACGGAATCCCTCTTGGCAAGCAGCGTTTCCATTTGGCATCGCCCTCTGAAGGGCTTTGCGTGACCTGCTTTCGTCACATCCCTGTTGACTATGAGTATCAGGTTCGCTCGCTCCTTCGACATAGTCCACTCACCGCGACTCAGTGGATAAATATTGATTCAGGTTCCGTCACCTTCAAAACAATTCGCGTCTAA
- a CDS encoding transporter produces MDRRLRFVVRLAASVGLSILACAANGQEEREIETDRDSFTPALSTVDKGLLMVESSYSFVDNRNAKETHSFPELLLRFGATENFELRFGTNYEIGGESSTTSGSGGFEFEPGGSANGLEEEAKVLYGFKLLLQEQDGWRPQSNVTVMGQTPTAGESTATQLVTSATMGWEFSDGWELASALRYATGSLEEDDFNIWAPSVVLKIPLGERTKVHAEYFGLFSDGQENATAKSYFSPGVHYLLTPDLEVGVRTGWGFNQQSANFFSNVGFGWQF; encoded by the coding sequence ATGGATCGACGTCTTCGTTTTGTAGTGCGGCTGGCAGCGAGTGTCGGTCTGAGCATTTTGGCTTGCGCGGCAAATGGACAGGAGGAACGCGAGATAGAGACCGATCGCGACTCTTTCACTCCCGCTTTGTCGACCGTCGATAAAGGCCTACTGATGGTCGAATCTTCGTATTCGTTCGTCGATAATCGGAATGCCAAGGAGACTCATAGCTTTCCTGAATTGTTGCTGCGTTTCGGAGCGACCGAGAATTTCGAATTGCGGTTCGGAACCAATTACGAAATCGGTGGCGAATCCAGTACGACCTCGGGAAGTGGGGGCTTCGAATTTGAACCAGGCGGAAGTGCCAATGGATTGGAGGAGGAAGCGAAAGTCCTCTATGGCTTCAAACTTCTTTTGCAGGAACAAGACGGTTGGAGGCCGCAAAGTAATGTGACGGTGATGGGCCAGACACCAACGGCGGGCGAGTCGACGGCAACTCAATTGGTCACATCCGCAACCATGGGCTGGGAATTTTCAGATGGCTGGGAGCTCGCATCCGCACTTCGGTATGCGACGGGGAGTCTGGAGGAGGACGATTTCAATATTTGGGCACCGTCGGTGGTTCTGAAAATCCCTTTGGGAGAGCGAACGAAGGTTCACGCAGAGTATTTTGGCTTGTTCTCCGATGGCCAGGAAAACGCGACCGCCAAAAGTTACTTCAGTCCCGGAGTTCACTACCTGCTGACGCCTGATCTAGAGGTGGGAGTTCGAACGGGATGGGGATTCAATCAACAGTCTGCGAACTTCTTCTCAAATGTCGGCTTTGGATGGCAGTTCTAA
- the secG gene encoding preprotein translocase subunit SecG yields the protein MTPLFGLVGFFLGWTMSLLSVFLILLVLVQRGRGGGLTGALGGPGGQSAFGSKAGDMFTKITSVTALLWIGLCAIATASMGVKPLAEEPDDEIAVIEGKGDEDLGNLSFPGLSEIESEETVEGDVELTPADAEPKMEAPAETEAPAETPAPAETEAPAAPETEAEAPAKAETETPAKADTPADETP from the coding sequence ATGACCCCTTTGTTCGGCCTCGTTGGCTTCTTTTTGGGTTGGACCATGTCCTTGTTGTCCGTCTTTTTGATTCTTCTGGTATTGGTCCAGAGGGGGCGAGGCGGCGGTCTGACAGGAGCCTTGGGTGGTCCTGGTGGGCAAAGCGCTTTCGGTAGCAAAGCCGGGGACATGTTCACGAAAATTACAAGTGTTACCGCGTTGCTGTGGATTGGCCTCTGTGCGATCGCAACCGCATCGATGGGAGTCAAACCGCTTGCTGAAGAACCTGACGATGAAATTGCAGTCATCGAAGGCAAAGGGGACGAAGACCTCGGCAATCTGTCTTTCCCAGGCCTTTCGGAGATCGAATCTGAAGAAACTGTCGAAGGTGATGTCGAACTGACACCAGCCGACGCAGAACCCAAGATGGAAGCCCCAGCGGAAACCGAAGCTCCAGCGGAAACGCCTGCTCCAGCAGAAACCGAAGCTCCTGCTGCTCCAGAAACCGAAGCCGAGGCTCCTGCTAAAGCGGAAACGGAAACTCCTGCGAAAGCCGATACCCCTGCCGATGAAACTCCGTAG
- the speA gene encoding biosynthetic arginine decarboxylase, which produces MSIATGSRAWSTSESSELYDVSRWGNGYFSISDSSGNVLVHPDRDPAKGVDLKDIIDRLQQRGYELPILLRFNGILRDRLREMRDCFATAIKESDFQGDYRCIFPIKVNQQREVIEKLVEYGVESGIGLEAGSKPELMAVAALCDRDMPIVCNGFKDDEFIRLAMICQKLGRTVIPVVEKFTELALILKHAKQLGVRPNIGVRVKLASRGQGRWQSSGGYRSKFGLTVSEVMKVVTVLEAEGMADCFKLLHFHLGSQITNIRPIKSAINEAVRIYCDLHRRGLGLQYLDVGGGLGVDYDGSQTNFESSMNYSTQEYANDVVYQVKTVCDEAEVPHPTIFSESGRAVTAHHSVLVFGVLGVTRQGASQELPGEISTDFEQPVQDLWATYQEINPRNAVESFHDVQSSLDMAMNLFSTGYLPLEQRVLAENLFFASCQRIRRCAKEMEYVPEDLAGLDQMLSDIYFCNFSLFQSIPDSWAIHQLFPMMPIHRLEEKPDRHGVLGDITCDSDGKVDRFTDRRNVKTTLELHDFDGSPYYLGAFLVGAYQEILGDLHNLFGDTHAVHIDVEQGQAVIRDIVAGDTVREVLGYVQYDERDLVRRIQSFVEQAVGEGKIDNSEAGQFIRFYEKGLSGYTYLTGPEETNAPPPPKDPS; this is translated from the coding sequence ATGTCTATAGCCACCGGCAGTCGCGCTTGGTCGACCAGTGAATCCTCCGAGCTTTATGATGTTTCGCGTTGGGGAAATGGCTATTTTTCGATATCCGATTCGAGCGGAAATGTGTTGGTTCATCCCGATCGAGATCCTGCAAAGGGTGTCGATCTGAAGGACATTATCGATCGACTTCAACAGCGCGGTTACGAGCTCCCCATCCTGCTGCGATTTAATGGCATCCTGCGTGATCGCTTGCGGGAAATGCGTGATTGCTTCGCAACAGCCATCAAAGAGAGTGATTTTCAAGGAGACTATCGCTGCATCTTTCCAATCAAAGTCAATCAACAACGGGAAGTGATTGAGAAACTGGTTGAGTACGGTGTTGAAAGCGGGATCGGACTGGAAGCAGGTAGCAAACCGGAATTGATGGCGGTCGCTGCATTATGCGATCGAGACATGCCGATTGTTTGCAACGGGTTTAAGGATGACGAATTCATTCGCTTGGCAATGATCTGTCAGAAACTTGGGCGGACGGTCATCCCGGTCGTCGAAAAGTTCACCGAGCTCGCCTTGATCTTGAAACATGCAAAACAGTTAGGGGTCAGACCCAATATCGGAGTCCGAGTCAAACTGGCCTCTCGCGGCCAAGGACGTTGGCAATCTTCCGGTGGCTATCGCTCCAAGTTTGGATTGACCGTCAGCGAAGTGATGAAGGTCGTGACGGTGCTGGAAGCGGAGGGAATGGCCGACTGCTTTAAACTGTTGCACTTTCATCTTGGCAGCCAAATCACGAACATCCGTCCAATCAAATCGGCGATTAACGAGGCGGTCCGAATCTACTGCGACCTGCACCGCCGAGGACTCGGCCTGCAATACCTTGACGTTGGTGGCGGGCTAGGCGTTGACTACGACGGTTCGCAAACCAACTTTGAATCGAGCATGAACTACTCGACGCAGGAGTACGCGAACGATGTGGTCTATCAAGTCAAAACGGTCTGTGACGAAGCGGAGGTTCCGCATCCAACGATCTTCAGTGAGAGTGGACGCGCGGTGACGGCCCATCACAGCGTGTTGGTGTTTGGAGTTTTAGGCGTGACCCGGCAAGGTGCGTCTCAGGAACTTCCCGGCGAGATCTCAACCGATTTCGAACAACCCGTTCAGGATCTGTGGGCGACGTATCAGGAAATCAATCCACGCAATGCCGTCGAATCTTTCCACGACGTGCAAAGCAGTTTAGATATGGCGATGAATTTGTTCTCAACGGGCTACCTGCCTCTTGAGCAACGAGTCCTTGCCGAAAACCTCTTCTTCGCCAGCTGCCAGCGGATCCGCCGCTGTGCCAAGGAAATGGAATACGTACCGGAGGACCTGGCAGGGCTAGACCAGATGTTGTCGGACATCTACTTCTGCAATTTTTCGCTTTTCCAATCGATCCCCGATAGCTGGGCGATTCATCAACTGTTCCCGATGATGCCGATCCATCGCCTGGAAGAAAAGCCAGATCGTCACGGAGTCCTAGGGGACATCACCTGCGACAGCGACGGAAAAGTAGATCGATTTACAGATCGCCGGAATGTCAAAACGACTTTGGAACTTCACGACTTCGATGGTTCGCCTTATTACCTAGGCGCATTTTTGGTGGGAGCCTATCAAGAAATTTTGGGGGATCTCCACAACCTGTTTGGGGACACCCATGCAGTCCATATCGATGTTGAGCAGGGGCAAGCTGTCATTCGAGACATCGTCGCCGGGGACACCGTCCGGGAAGTATTAGGATACGTGCAGTATGACGAGCGTGACCTCGTCCGCCGGATCCAAAGTTTTGTCGAGCAAGCGGTAGGCGAAGGCAAAATCGACAATAGTGAAGCAGGGCAGTTCATCCGCTTCTACGAAAAAGGCCTATCAGGTTACACCTACCTAACCGGCCCCGAAGAAACAAACGCCCCCCCACCACCAAAAGATCCCTCCTAA
- a CDS encoding DNA-directed RNA polymerase subunit omega: protein MLEELKEEEIVKKVGGRFKLSTLIQKRLVQLNQGSRALVSADTHDKMSIVLKEIMQDKIMLNMDNKVVSLEEMAASSEGPDLDSMDL from the coding sequence ATGCTTGAAGAACTAAAAGAAGAAGAGATCGTCAAAAAGGTCGGTGGCCGGTTCAAATTGAGCACGTTGATTCAAAAACGATTGGTCCAGTTGAATCAAGGTAGTCGCGCGTTGGTAAGCGCGGATACCCATGACAAAATGTCGATCGTGCTGAAAGAAATCATGCAGGATAAGATCATGTTGAACATGGACAACAAGGTCGTTTCGCTTGAAGAAATGGCCGCTAGTTCCGAAGGTCCAGATCTCGATTCAATGGACCTATAA
- a CDS encoding sirohydrochlorin chelatase, which produces MSKTGLLLVGHGTRNDQGAEQFQVLTAVLKKQLPHFVVAGCFLELRPPTMEQAWQTLIEAGVTEVAVQPLLLFSAGHAKQDIPDAVDKLATPDIPVRYGRPLSRERNLVTLVCRTAANLLAELSPPQGSVSRTALVMVGRGSFDPCAQADMRLLAETVWRTVNEQLPSGSAGFLSVDTAFYAMAQPRLPEVLREVCSRGNVQDVIVQPHLLFAGQLHYAIEAQVQEVADQFPSKRILVGQPLGPDPLIAASVCNRIQE; this is translated from the coding sequence GTGAGCAAAACGGGGTTATTACTCGTCGGTCATGGCACACGCAACGACCAGGGCGCCGAACAATTCCAAGTTTTAACCGCAGTCCTCAAAAAACAATTGCCCCACTTTGTTGTGGCAGGCTGTTTTCTGGAACTGCGGCCTCCAACGATGGAACAGGCTTGGCAGACCTTGATCGAGGCAGGTGTTACGGAGGTTGCGGTGCAGCCTCTGCTGCTTTTTTCCGCTGGGCATGCCAAGCAAGACATTCCCGACGCGGTCGATAAATTGGCCACCCCCGACATTCCGGTCCGCTATGGCCGGCCGCTCTCTCGTGAACGCAACCTGGTCACACTCGTTTGCCGAACGGCAGCGAACCTACTTGCCGAATTGTCGCCTCCGCAGGGGTCGGTATCGCGGACCGCATTGGTCATGGTCGGTCGCGGAAGTTTCGATCCATGTGCTCAAGCCGACATGCGATTGCTTGCGGAAACGGTTTGGCGAACGGTCAACGAACAACTGCCTAGCGGTTCGGCTGGATTCTTATCGGTCGACACCGCCTTCTACGCGATGGCTCAGCCTCGCCTGCCCGAAGTCTTGCGTGAAGTCTGCAGTCGTGGGAATGTCCAAGACGTTATCGTTCAGCCTCATTTGCTTTTCGCCGGTCAGTTGCACTACGCTATCGAAGCTCAAGTTCAGGAAGTCGCCGACCAGTTTCCCAGCAAACGGATCCTTGTGGGACAGCCCCTGGGCCCCGACCCATTAATCGCAGCCTCCGTCTGCAATCGCATCCAAGAATAA
- a CDS encoding heavy-metal-associated domain-containing protein, giving the protein MSKLLRSTGLVAGVMLLAVSLFVSSPAQAAEPAKSNIEMTVGEMCGGCVKKITKRFEGVKGISKVLCSIEKKSVTLIPEQNVRLSPKGVWEAMEGIGKTPIKMVTPTGTYTSKPKT; this is encoded by the coding sequence ATGTCAAAGTTATTGCGTAGTACTGGTTTGGTGGCTGGGGTGATGTTGTTGGCCGTTTCGCTTTTCGTCAGTTCGCCTGCTCAGGCAGCCGAGCCAGCGAAGTCGAATATCGAGATGACCGTTGGTGAAATGTGCGGCGGTTGCGTGAAGAAGATCACCAAACGTTTTGAAGGTGTCAAAGGTATTTCCAAGGTGCTTTGTAGCATCGAAAAGAAGTCCGTCACCCTGATTCCCGAGCAAAACGTTCGGCTGAGTCCGAAGGGAGTTTGGGAGGCGATGGAAGGTATCGGAAAAACACCCATCAAGATGGTGACCCCGACCGGTACCTATACGTCGAAGCCTAAGACTTAG
- a CDS encoding YicC/YloC family endoribonuclease, translating to MTRSMTGQGQARQNGPNGLLSVEIRTVNNRGLKIVSRVSETLACFEPQVEAVLRSHVHRGSVQLKVRLDRSDSGSAYSINSQQLLSYCRQLEQVRSEFDGSLAPLDLARIAQFPGVLNEADDEGKQDEGVWKAVEDVLCEAIENLNRMRDEEGSAMQEALLQDLAVIETHLASIAARRPDVVSAYRDRLESKVDTYLAEKGLVVAQVEILREIQLFADRSDISEEVTRLDAHRKAFEKHLKASGANGRKLDFVIQEMGRETNTIGSKASDSQISADVVEIKCALERMRELIQNIE from the coding sequence ATGACGCGAAGTATGACCGGCCAAGGGCAGGCTCGACAGAATGGACCCAATGGGCTCCTCTCTGTGGAAATTCGCACGGTAAACAATCGAGGACTGAAGATCGTGTCTCGCGTGAGTGAGACGCTGGCCTGCTTTGAACCGCAGGTTGAGGCGGTTCTGCGATCGCATGTCCATCGTGGAAGTGTTCAGTTGAAGGTTCGCTTGGATCGTAGTGATTCGGGCTCGGCCTATTCGATCAATTCCCAGCAGCTCCTAAGTTACTGCCGGCAACTCGAACAGGTGCGTAGCGAATTCGATGGCTCACTCGCCCCGCTGGACCTTGCTCGGATCGCTCAGTTCCCTGGAGTGCTGAACGAGGCTGATGACGAAGGGAAGCAGGACGAAGGAGTTTGGAAAGCGGTTGAAGACGTCCTGTGTGAGGCGATTGAGAACCTCAATCGGATGCGGGATGAAGAAGGAAGTGCGATGCAAGAGGCACTTCTTCAGGATTTGGCGGTGATTGAGACGCATTTGGCGTCGATTGCGGCGCGACGTCCGGATGTCGTTTCGGCTTATCGCGATCGCTTGGAATCAAAAGTGGATACCTACCTGGCCGAAAAAGGTCTGGTGGTGGCTCAGGTTGAAATCCTGCGTGAAATCCAATTGTTTGCCGATCGAAGTGATATTAGTGAAGAGGTCACTCGCTTGGATGCGCATCGCAAGGCTTTCGAAAAGCACCTGAAAGCGTCCGGGGCCAACGGCCGTAAATTGGATTTCGTGATCCAAGAAATGGGGCGAGAAACCAACACGATCGGTAGTAAAGCTTCCGATAGTCAGATTTCAGCAGACGTTGTCGAAATAAAGTGTGCGCTCGAACGCATGCGAGAATTGATTCAAAACATAGAGTAA